In the Brassica napus cultivar Da-Ae chromosome A7, Da-Ae, whole genome shotgun sequence genome, one interval contains:
- the LOC106356244 gene encoding cytochrome P450 76C4-like: MIYLDNVLQFLSTEKAKMEIVSENLFLSFCFILSCFFIFTTVRFRQSSTRSTMLPPGPPRLPLIGNIHQVGKLPHRSFTDLSRTYGPIMHLKFGRLNTVIVTSPEAAREVLKRHDQTLSGRNSPNSIRSINHQNVSVAWIHPSTARWRLLRKLSATHMFSPQRIEATKALRMKKVQELMSFMDESSEREEAVDISRASFITTLNIISNIIFSVDLCSYGSEISNGFHDSVIGGMEAAGSPDLANFFPFLGFLDLQGNSKRMKFCTERLFKVFRGFIDIKTAEKSLRNDPKDASNRDFLDALLDLTVGDEAELDNNDIEHLLLDMFIAGTDTSSNTVEWAMAELLTNPKTMVKAQSEIQRIIGQNGFVQEPDISELPYIQAVVKETLRLHPAVPLLLPRKAEKDVEVFGYLVPKDAQVLVNVWAIGRDPNVWENPTQFEPDRFLGEEIDVKGRDYELTPFGAGRRICPGLPLAVKMVSLMLVSLLYSFDWKLPNTVDMEETFGITLHKANPLHVVPVKKNRH; this comes from the exons ATGATATATTTAGACAACGTTTTGCAATTTCTATCAACTGAGAAAGCAAAGATGGAAATTGTCTCAGAAAACCTGTTCTTGTCATTTTGCTTTATCCTATcatgtttctttatttttaccACCGTAAGATTCCGACAGAGCTCTACCCGATCCACCATGCTTCCTCCTGGACCTCCACGGTTACCGCTCATAGGTAACATTCACCAAGTCGGTAAACTCCCACACCGTTCATTCACGGACCTCTCAAGAACATATGGACCAATCATGCATCTAAAGTTTGGACGTTTAAACACAGTTATCGTAACTTCACCAGAAGCTGCAAGAGAGGTTCTAAAAAGACACGATCAAACCTTGTCTGGCCGTAACTCTCCTAACTCGATACGGTCCATTAATCACCAAAACGTTTCTGTGGCATGGATTCATCCGTCAACGGCCCGTTGGAG ACTGTTGAGAAAGCTGTCGGCTACTCACATGTTCTCGCCGCAGCGTATTGAAGCCACTAAAGCTCTGCGGATGAAAAAGGTGCAAGAGCTCATGAGCTTCATGGATGAAAGCAGCGAGAGAGAAGAAGCTGTTGACATTTCTCGTGCATCTTTCATCACAACACTTAATATCATATCGAACATTATATTCTCGGTTGATCTCTGTAGCTACGGCTCGGAAATTTCAAATGGATTTCATGACTCAGTTATTGGAGGCATGGAAGCTGCTGGGAGTCCAGACCTTGCTAACTTCTTCCCGTTTCTTGGGTTTCTTGATCTGCAAGGTAATAGCAAGAGGATGAAGTTCTGTACAGAGAGGTTGTTTAAggttttccgagggttcatcgATATTAAAACTGCGGAAAAATCGTTGCGGAATGATCCAAAAGATGCTTCCAATAGAGATTTTTTGGATGCGCTTCTTGATCTCACCGTAGGGGATGAAGCCGAACTCGACAATAATGATATTGAACACCTTCTCTTG GATATGTTTATAGCAGGCACAGACACAAGCTCTAATACCGTAGAATGGGCAATGGCAGAGTTACTTACTAACCCTAAAACTATGGTGAAAGCTCAATCCGAGATCCAACGTATCATAGGCCAAAACGGGTTCGTTCAAGAGCCTGATATCTCAGAATTGCCCTATATACAAGCGGTTGTGAAAGAAACTTTGCGTTTGCACCCAGCTGTTCCTCTTCTCCTCCCACGGAAAGCGGAAAAGGACGTAGAGGTGTTTGGATACCTTGTCCCTAAAGATGCTCAGGTTTTGGTGAACGTATGGGCAATAGGACGAGACCCAAACGTGTGGGAGAATCCGACCCAGTTTGAGCCAGACAGGTTTTTGGGGGAAGAAATTGATGTGAAAGGTAGAGACTATGAGTTAACACCGTTTGGGGCCGGAAGAAGAATTTGTCCAGGATTGCCTTTGGCTGTGAAGATGGTATCCCTTATGCTCGTTTCTCTTCTTTATTCCTTTGACTGGAAGCTTCCAAACACCGTCGACATGGAGGAAACCTTTGGTATTACCTTGCACAAGGCCAACCCGTTACATGTTGTTCCTGTTAAAAAAAATCGTCACTAG